Genomic DNA from Nicotiana tabacum cultivar K326 chromosome 21, ASM71507v2, whole genome shotgun sequence:
CGAACCAACCTGGTCCATGTACAGACCTACAGGAaatatttgattttctttagttCTCTTACGAGAAGGAAAAGTGTATAATACCTAGTACTTTTCTTCCTCACATGAGAAGAAAAATGTTGAATACGTAGCATTTTTCTTCCCCACTTCCTACCCGAACCATTGAGAAGATAATAAGGAAAATAACTTTTCATAAGCTTCCGTTTCAATTTTCTCTCCTGAACATCTTTTCTTATTCAGAGTTAAATCAAACGCTCTTTCAACCTTAGACAAATAGACACTACTCAATGTTTCCAATTCACGGTGTGTGGTAGGAAAGGAAGGTCTCAGACATAATTTTAGGTCATCTAACCATTAACTATATATAAATGGAGTGCAGCTTCCACCCAAAAAAAGGTTCAAAACACAAATCTAATCAGAAAGCCAAACTATATATGATGATGAAAGTAGAGGTCCAGATGGGGCTACTATGGAGGTGATGTTGGCAGGAAAGGGTGTAACTGGAGATGGTGGTGATCATATTGATCTTCCTACTCAAATCCTTAGGGAGGAGAGTAGGAAGTTATTTTTTACCAACAATGTTTGCCTTTTTGCAGGTACCTATCTAGGGCCTGGATCATATGCTTTGGCCAAACCTAAAAGGGTGGTATTAGTATCTATGATGCTCGTTCCTGTTAGGACTAACCAAGGCATAGACCAGCCCTCTCACATTGCTCTTTGCACCAAGGAGAAGGTACAAACATGGCATGCACACTGGATATATGCTAATTGCTAAATCACTCCACATAGAGCCCTACTGGAAATGCTCAATAAGGAGGCTGGATATGGTAAGCTCTATACGATTCGGTGATATTCATTGCACGTTGGAAGTATTATACTCAATGTTGAAGCTAAGGAACTGGTCTCTAAGAAGCAAGACAATGCAAGACAGATTTTGCTTTGGGAAACTATGGCAACTTAGGGTGACTTGGTGATAATTTGTGTTATTAATATGTACCCTACAATGTACTATAACTTCATTGATGTGTTGATGCTAAGGAACTGCCCAGATTTTGCAATTGTGACCACAAAACTCTACAGTTGTGTGCTACTTCTAGCTATGTCCAAGTGTAAAGGGGAAAGAAATGCAAAGATCTACATAAGGAAGAATATGCATTACACAGGCTCTTGGGTTAGAGGTGAGAAAGCTTGGAGGTTCCAACACCTGATAGAGATGCATCTAGATGGCcagaagttgaagaagttgaagcaAGGATCAATGTCTCACTTTGTATTTCATACATTTTGCAATATCAACTTAAGACGACTTGCCTCTAAGTTGATATTAGTTTTTATCATTCTAGCAAGTTCTTACTTCTTTCACATTGTAAGACATTACTAATAAAAAAAACCACTAAGCTAGGTATATTAgcttaacaaaaaaaaatcagcAAGCCATAACGGCACACAATTTTGTTGTCGTTTAGATTGGCATGAACTCAATAATCTCCATTTACTTAAGGAAGAAAAACTTAGGTGTTAGAAAGGATCAGAAGTTAGTTCATCAACGAACAGTTCATTTCACTCCAAGTATCTCCATTTGACCGAGGTGCACTCACCTAACCCATTCTATGGATTAGAACACGTGGAGGTGCGAACTTGCTAAATGCATACTGTACATATTTGCTATTATAATCCTTTCCTCAAGCTATAACCCTAGAATTCTGTGTCAAAGCAAGCCATCATCACTTTGGAGACCATGGACCTTGCAAAAGGTACATAGCTCAAGCTATACCTGTAATGCAACAAAAACagaaaatatttagaatttggcAACTAGCTTAAAAGGATAACAATGTCAAGTAGACGCGGATCAAGAACAAGATAGCAAAAAAGGAGAAGCTTCCTATTTATAAGCTAGTGGTCCTATTGCCCTACGTTTGAGCCAAATGCAAGAGCTGATAAAGAGATTATTACCAGTGTGTGATACACACAAGGGCATTACTTGTTCATCAACAAAGGTACATCTAATTAGCAGTTGACAAGGTCGAAGTTATTCTATCTAGTTTCTTTATAGATAATTTGGATGAccgaaataaaaagaaaaatggggTTGCTCTCTCGGCAAACTGGGATAAAGTTGAGCCAAAAGATCTCGATTCAAGATATATCTTCTGACATTCTAGTTTATCCAAGTTCTCTAAACTATTAAAGCGAAAAGAGTATCCAATTTCGGACTTGTTTAACGGGAAAAAAACTTGTCAGGAAATATTTGTCTCAAGTGCTCTACTGGACAAGTTCTCCGCTATTTCAGAATTTATATTTGATACCAGAATCCAAAAGGAGAAAGTTTTGCTGCTGAGCCTGGTTGTACTTAATTTCACCTATCCCAACCACAAAGTTTCTTATCTTCCTATGTCACCATCCCCCAATCCGTGTTTATAAGACTGAACCAGTGTGTGACTACAGTCAGACATACCAAATAAGTGCACCAAACTCCAATACAATTGCCAAGAGTGTAAGTAGCTTGTTCCGCACCTGAAGCAAGCAAATGTAGATGAGACAGAGAATGGCAAAGTCTGCAGAAAGCCAAGATGAAAAGAAACTAAAAACATGACTTATACAGTAACTCACATATAGAGCAGAAAACAGAGCAATGATAATGCTTGCTAGATAAATAGCAGTTGCATATAAGCGAACTGGGTCAAGCATCATTGTCACTTGTCGTTTAGGCCCTATAAGAAATGCTGTGCTGCCACAGAAAAATAATCCAAGTGAaaagatgaaatacaaaaatGGTAGTAAGTGTGGGAATGCACGGGAAAAAAATCTATTTattaacaatgatacaatgagtcctatatataatacatattctactcctactacatatgggactaggacatattctattcctactacatatgggactaggattatttacacataactatctaacactcCCCTCAGcccggtgcatacaaatcatatgtaccgagcttgtaaCATAAAGTGACTGCGCGAGCAacatacaaggccactagacttcccctgagcaacaaaaccaggtggttgctgaGAAGTTGGCCGAAAAATCGCCGGAGAAATTTGAAAATAGTGAGACTAAGCCGAATTCCACACTTCAAAATAGGTTCTAAAGCACCACCAGAAAACAAAAACTTTTCTGGAAAtcactgttcacgccggaaaGTGCATTGCTCACGccggaaaaaaataaaatttgtcataatttgatgtaatttatatgggtaggctcggaatcaCTGGACGAGTAAGTTGTCCTGAAGAAGTTGTCAAAAAGTGGCCTAACACGCGCTGAAAAAATTATTGTAGCTCGCCGGCAAATTCAAAAGTTCTCGGAATCTGTAGGAAATTGTACTGGTGGACTCGGAACTACCCCACGAAACAACTGTCCtaaagaaatttttgaaaattctgGCTGGAAAGTGCTCCACGCGCCGGCGCATGTGTGAGACGCGCTCGCCGGAACCCTAGTTCTAGCAGTGCGTAGAGGCACGTGAGGGACTTTCTGCCGGAGCAATTGACTGGGGTGTTGTCGCCTGACTTTTCCGAACAAGATGGCAGTGTTGGTTTTCGCACAACACTTACCGATGAGGAGATAACGCAAATCAATCTTGAGTCGTCAACCGGAAAGACGCGCGGTGACTAACTTTTCTGTTCCAATGGGATTGGGATTTCTGAGGTTTGGTCGCACAAGAGTTTCGGATCTA
This window encodes:
- the LOC107811180 gene encoding uncharacterized protein LOC107811180 isoform X3 gives rise to the protein MEKMNQALEKMKMLVGMDVEDEEAAPQQESFMDDFNRNCTLSTKQSMLVFFNPIKFGITFSFGNLLALGSTAFLIGPKRQVTMMLDPVRLYATAIYLASIIIALFSALYVRNKLLTLLAIVLEFGALIWYSLSYVPFARSMVSKVMMACFDTEF